From the Lolium rigidum isolate FL_2022 chromosome 2, APGP_CSIRO_Lrig_0.1, whole genome shotgun sequence genome, one window contains:
- the LOC124692068 gene encoding uncharacterized protein LOC124692068 isoform X2, with product MAWCPTKRHSQVQSYGTSSIVYRWEKKLRGVKDPPESSLVRSGYLHFRQSGACSAHRAILSVSSDSKTPRPITGCSSSEDTHHRYLQPKPMSAPSRMVGDGASNPVWPLHRRMYGCVRGSTLPSCLIWRMGCRKN from the exons ATGGCTTGGTGCCCTACTAAGAGACATAGCCAGGTCCAGAGCTACGGAACCTCCTCTATCG TGTACCGATGGGAAAAGAAGCTGAGGGGCGTGAAGGATCCACCAGAGAGTTCTTTAGTCCGAAGTGGGTACCTGCACTTCAGGCAATCTGGCGCCTGCAGTGCTCACAGAGCAATTTTATCTGTTTCTTCTGACTCCAAGACACCACGTCCAATAACAG GATGCTCCAGTTCAGAGGATACTCATCATCGATATCTCCAGCCCAAGCCTATGAGTGCGCCTTCTCGAATGGTGGGTGATGGAGCAAGCAATCCTGTGTGGCCACTGCACCGGCGTATGTACGGATGCGTGAGAGGCTCTACACTTCCATCATGCTTGATCTGGAGGATGGGATGTCGAAA GAACTAA
- the LOC124692068 gene encoding uncharacterized protein LOC124692068 isoform X1: MAWCPTKRHSQVQSYGTSSIVYRWEKKLRGVKDPPESSLVRSGYLHFRQSGACSAHRAILSVSSDSKTPRPITGCSSSEDTHHRYLQPKPMSAPSRMVGDGASNPVWPLHRRMYGCVRGSTLPSCLIWRMGCRKFCAGTKF; the protein is encoded by the exons ATGGCTTGGTGCCCTACTAAGAGACATAGCCAGGTCCAGAGCTACGGAACCTCCTCTATCG TGTACCGATGGGAAAAGAAGCTGAGGGGCGTGAAGGATCCACCAGAGAGTTCTTTAGTCCGAAGTGGGTACCTGCACTTCAGGCAATCTGGCGCCTGCAGTGCTCACAGAGCAATTTTATCTGTTTCTTCTGACTCCAAGACACCACGTCCAATAACAG GATGCTCCAGTTCAGAGGATACTCATCATCGATATCTCCAGCCCAAGCCTATGAGTGCGCCTTCTCGAATGGTGGGTGATGGAGCAAGCAATCCTGTGTGGCCACTGCACCGGCGTATGTACGGATGCGTGAGAGGCTCTACACTTCCATCATGCTTGATCTGGAGGATGGGATGTCGAAA ATTCTGTGCAGGAACTAAATTTTAG